The DNA region AAGGGAAAAAACAGTTTGTTATTGAAGGCGAAACCGTAATTTTGCAAGCTGGGCAATCCATAAAAATAGAGCGAAACACTCGGGTTCAGTATTCCAATCCGTTTACCGAAGTTTGCGAATATATCGCTATTTGCACTCCAGCATTTTCAATGGATGCCGTAAATCGAGAAGATTAAATGAACAATATTAAAATAGTTGGTTTTTTAATAAATCTCCTGAGCTACCTATCGCCAAGTTTATCAGCTAAAATTGCAGTAAAATTATTTTCTACACCCCGAAAAGCAGCATTAACACACGAGGGAAGCACTTATTTAAAAACGGCTACGCAAACAGATTTATCTTTCAACAACTTCAAAATACAAACCTATCAATGGGAAGGCCATGGCAAAACGGTTCTATTGGTGCATGGCTGGGATAGTAATTCGTTTCGATGGAAAGACCTCATTGAGTTCTTAAAGCAGGACGGCTACAACATTATATCGATTGATGCCCCCGCGCATGGTGCTTCAGGCAACAATATTTTTAATGCCCCGCTGTATTCCGAGTGTATAAATATTGCTTTAAAAACGTTTAAGCCAGAAATTGTTATTGGGCATTCCATTGGTGGCACAGCAACGGCCATTGCGCTAAAAAATCATAATGCTCCTTCAGTTGAGCAAATCGTACTACTGGGAGCTCCTTCCAACTTGGCCATTTCGGTGGGCAATTATGTAAACATGATGGGTTACAACAAACGGGTTGAGAATGCGATTAACCAGTACTATCTGAAACATTTTAACCAACTGCCCGAATTCTATAATGTTGAAAATTTCTTTTCGAACATCACCCCCGAAGGCTTAATTATTCACGATAAAAAAGACCGCATCATTTCATTTAAAGAAGCCTTGGACATCCATCGGGTTTACAAAAATTCCAAACTCATTAAAACCAAAGGCTTGGGGCACCGACTAAAATCGGAAACGGTTTACCAACATATTTTAGACTTTTTAAACGCATAAGTTTGTTGTATTTTTGAAGCATGGCAGACACATCCTTAAAACGAA from Tamlana crocina includes:
- a CDS encoding alpha/beta hydrolase, whose amino-acid sequence is MNNIKIVGFLINLLSYLSPSLSAKIAVKLFSTPRKAALTHEGSTYLKTATQTDLSFNNFKIQTYQWEGHGKTVLLVHGWDSNSFRWKDLIEFLKQDGYNIISIDAPAHGASGNNIFNAPLYSECINIALKTFKPEIVIGHSIGGTATAIALKNHNAPSVEQIVLLGAPSNLAISVGNYVNMMGYNKRVENAINQYYLKHFNQLPEFYNVENFFSNITPEGLIIHDKKDRIISFKEALDIHRVYKNSKLIKTKGLGHRLKSETVYQHILDFLNA